A genomic stretch from Festucalex cinctus isolate MCC-2025b chromosome 13, RoL_Fcin_1.0, whole genome shotgun sequence includes:
- the hnrnpul1 gene encoding heterogeneous nuclear ribonucleoprotein U-like protein 1 isoform X4: MPVNAMSCNVGNLKVHELKAELQRRGLDATGLKVELVERLQVALDKEARAKTPGGGDEEQRDDGDETEEQQDEGSDSDSPPEEDDDDGSDWAGCNQEEAESASESGHSMIDLGSNTDLAHTSAIAEVIVRPEADEAQRVNIKQEIDEDIKIETGANWSEPLREQDSNGLEEPAMMSSETSRKRRHESSDGSNHLEQRQEKRSRTRQGSPFLWQSDDSDPSLSPVYSENEDDAWSSDDEDRLWHKADWQPNKFSFTATPGARSAAAALNSKLPADFLELFLTDELLQRIADHTNLYATRCFQEESESLPRSRRRTWKAVTVPELKIFFGLTFLTSYIKKPTIELYWTVGEVDSTPYFSQTMSRSRFELLWKFLSYNNNASEDDTDKMGKVRPVFDYIVGKFKDVYQPGENVCLDEGLLHWQGRVSFRVHDPKKPVKYGIKSYVLCDSATGYCFNMLMDVAEARTASDIVFSLLDRLAGHGYTLYMDGSCNSVATCELLLKAQTNVCGTLKENSGEPKVFREATKSDLGAKEKIVRHNKSVMVVAWQDKQLVTTFHEDKMQNEVTQKGQKDKGPKLKPQCVVAYNSSMIRVEKLDQNITYYPFVRKSMNWSKKFVAYLFQICMFNAHVLYTAKHPRECKTLLEFIHRVVKTWTVTRHGLVQVKKEEEEEEPAKLATGKGRSGRSRRNDPESRLDGQIGKHKLDYLITASRSINAKKRSGRACRVCARRGMRKETIMWCVSCCVTLHPGECFTAYHTLENYAAKV; this comes from the exons ATGAGGGAAGTGACAGCGACTCGCCGCCAgaggaagacgacgacgacggcagTGATTGGGCCGGCTGCAACCAGGAAGAGGCGGAGTCGGCGTCCGAGTCTGGCCACAGCATGATAGACTTGGGCAGCAATACTGACCTGGCCCACACCTCCGCCATCGCAGAGGTGATCGTCAGGCCTGAAGCGGACGAGGCCCAACGCGTCAACATCAAACAAG AAATTGACGAGGACATCAAAATTGAGACCGGGGCCAATTGGTCTGAGCCGCTGCGTGAACAAGATAGCAACGGTCTGGAAGAGCCGGCAATGATGTCGTCTGAGACGAGCAGAAAGCGACGGCACGAGAGCAGCGATGGCTCCAACCACCTTGAGCAACGTCAGGAAAAGAG ATCGCGCACCCGGCAGGGATCCCCTTTCTTGTGGCAGTCTGATGacag TGATCCCAGTCTCTCACCCGTTTACAGCGAGAACGAAG atgatgcgtggagCAGTGATGACGAAGATCGTCTGTGGCATAAAGCCGATTGGCAGCCAAATAAGTTCTCCTTCACCGCAACCCCCGGCGCGCGGAGTGCCGCCGCGGCGCTGAATTCCAAGCTGCCGGCTGACTTCCTGGAGCTCTTCCTGACTGACGAGCTCCTCCAACGTATCGCGGATCACACCAACCTGTACGCCACTCGTTGCTTCCAAGAGGAGTCTGAGAGTCTGCCACGTAGCAGACGCCGTACGTGGAAAGCCGTGACGGTCCCGGAACTGAAAATTTTCTTTGGACTCACGTTTCTCACCAGTTATATCAAAAAGCCGACCATTGAACTGTACTGGACGGTAGGTGAGGTGGACTCGACACCCTATTTCAGCCAGACCATGTCGAGGAGCAGATTTGAGCTGTTATGGAAGTTTCTCAGTTACAACAATAACGCGTCGGAGGATGACACTGACAAAATGGGCAAAGTGCGCCCAGTGTTTGACTACATTGTGGGGAAGTTCAAGGACGTGTATCAACCGGGGGAAAACGTTTGCCTGGATGAAGGTTTGCTGCACTGGCAGGGCCGCGTATCCTTCAGAGTGCACGATCCAAAAAAGCCTGTGAAATATGGAATCAAATCGTACGTACTGTGCGACTCGGCCACGGGTTATTGCTTCAATATGCTGATGGATGTTGCGGAAGCTCGTACTGCGTCGGATATCGTGTTCTCGCTCCTTGATCGTCTCGCAGGTCACGGTTATACGCTGTACATGGACGGTTCCTGCAATTCCGTCGCAACGTGTGAGCTTTTGCTGAAAGCACAAACCAATGTCTGTGGAACACTGAAGGAAAATAGTGGGGAGCCCAAAGTCTTTAGGGAGGCGACAAAGAGTGATTTAGGGGCGAAGGAGAAGATTGTGCGGCACAATAAGAGCGTTATGGTGGTAGCGTGGCAGGACAAACAGTTGGTGACAACTTTCCACGAAGATAAAATGCAGAATGAAGTGACGCAGAAGGGACAAAAAGACAAGGGTCCCAAGTTAAAGCCACAGTGTGTTGTTGCATACAACTCCTCCATGATTAGAGTGGAAAAGTTGGATCAAAACATTACGTATTACCCCTTTGTTCGAAAGTCGATGAATTGGTCCAAGAAGTTTGTCGCCTATCTGTTTCAAATCTGCATGTTTAATGCCCATGTCCTCTACACTGCCAAGCATCCAAGGGAGTGTAAAACCCTCttggagttcatccacaggGTAGTCAAGACCTGGACTGTGACGCGACATGGGTTGGTGcaggtcaaaaaggaggaggaggaggaggaacctGCCAAACTTGCCACGGGCAAGGGCCGTTCTGGACGGTCACGAAGAAATGACCCAGAGAGCAGGCTAGACGGGCAGATCGGCAAACACAAACTCGATTACCTGATCACAGCCAGCAGGAGCATCAACGCCAAAAAGAGATCAGGAAGAGCTTGTCGGGTGTGCGCTCGCAGAGGCATGCGCAAAGAAACTATCATGTGGTGCGTGTCGTGTTGTGTCACCTTGCACCCGGGAGAATGTTTTACCGCTTACCACACTCTGGAGAACTATGCTGCGAAAGTGTGA
- the hnrnpul1 gene encoding heterogeneous nuclear ribonucleoprotein U-like protein 1 isoform X5 has protein sequence MPVNAMSCNVGNLKVHELKAELQRRGLDATGLKVELVERLQVALDKEARAKTPGGGDEEQRDDGDETEEQQDEGSDSDSPPEEDDDDGSDWAGCNQEEAESASESGHSMIDLGSNTDLAHTSAIAEVIVRPEADEAQRVNIKQEIDEDIKIETGANWSEPLREQDSNGLEEPAMMSSETSRKRRHESSDGSNHLEQRQEKSPTMAHKSPAPQKASGIALKRHRKMLTIQEKIKLLDMLREGHSYATVACHYGLNESTIRYIKKQEKNIRYTASVSFNLSAKRTATSQNATILRMESALALWITDCRRKNVEMDVDVREKARQLFASFARNADDPGDYEKPQDGPSMKSAPNPTEFYASKGWYNRFKKRFNLLNLSLYGGSASVAQEADEYSKETFKAIVEGGGYKPEQVFNMDETSLYWKSLPSRTFIMTEGTQASGFKDHKDRLSLIMCVNAAGYMIKPALLYKSKNPRSLKNKNKNLLPVYWMHNPKGWISKLLTCDWFHQCFIPPVKLYLGQLGFEFKVLLLMDNTEGHALGLSYKGVRLEFLPQNTASLLQPMARGVLRVFKALYIRNVLQRLVEAVDSDENVTLETCWRDYTIATCLQNIQKAVKEMKKETLNACWEKLWPTCVQDHTGFSPDEICHAAVDESVKLAKLLGGEGFSDMTHDDIVDLIDRHSNPLTNEDLIELMKSANEEEAEEAVEEDDSGLSLERLTKMVTAAERLRGMAEDWDPEMDRAAHFQSDIDGAINVYKDLLLAHK, from the exons ATGAGGGAAGTGACAGCGACTCGCCGCCAgaggaagacgacgacgacggcagTGATTGGGCCGGCTGCAACCAGGAAGAGGCGGAGTCGGCGTCCGAGTCTGGCCACAGCATGATAGACTTGGGCAGCAATACTGACCTGGCCCACACCTCCGCCATCGCAGAGGTGATCGTCAGGCCTGAAGCGGACGAGGCCCAACGCGTCAACATCAAACAAG AAATTGACGAGGACATCAAAATTGAGACCGGGGCCAATTGGTCTGAGCCGCTGCGTGAACAAGATAGCAACGGTCTGGAAGAGCCGGCAATGATGTCGTCTGAGACGAGCAGAAAGCGACGGCACGAGAGCAGCGATGGCTCCAACCACCTTGAGCAACGTCAGGAAAAGAG CCCTACGATGGCCCACAAGAGTCCTGCACCTCAGAAGGCTTCAGGTATTGCGCTTAAGCGCCACAGGAAGATGCTGACCATTCAGGAGAAGATAAAACTGCTGGATATGCTTCGGGAGGGACATAGTTACGCCACCGTCGCTTGCCATTACGGCTTAAACGAATCCACGATACGCTAtatcaaaaaacaggaaaagaaCATTAGATACACTGCCTCAGTTTCCTTCAACCTGTCGGCAAAAAGAACGGCAACCTCTCAAAACGCAACCATCCTCCGGATGGAATCTGCGTTGGCCCTTTGGATCACTGACTGCAGaaggaaaaatgttgaaatggaTGTGGATGTCCGAGAGAAGGCGAGGCAGCTTTTTGCCAGTTTTGCAAGAAATGCTGATGACCCCGGCGATTATGAAAAGCCTCAAGATGGACCATCAATGAAATCTGCACCGAACCCCACTGAATTTTATGCCAGCAAGGGTTGGTacaacagatttaaaaaacGCTTCAATCTGTTGAACCTTTCCCTGTATGGTGGTTCTGCGTCTGTGGCTCAGGAAGCCGACGAGTACAGCAAGGAAACGTTCAAGGCAATTGTCGAGGGAGGAGGTTACAAGCCCGAACAAGTCTTCAACATGGATGAAACTAGCTTGTATTGGAAGAGCTTGCCTTCTCGTACCTTCATCATGACAGAGGGAACCCAAGCCTCGGGATTCAAAGATCACAAAGACAGATTGAGCTTGATCATGTGTGTCAATGCTGCTGGCTACATGATCAAACCAGCACTACTTTACAAGTCCAAGAACCCCAGATCCctgaagaacaaaaacaaaaacctgctGCCAGTTTATTGGATGCATAACCCCAAGGGCTGGATTTCAAAACTCCTCACCTGTGACTGGTTCCACCAATGCTTCATTCCGCCAGTGAAGTTGTACCTCGGCCAACTTGGGTTTGAGTTCAAGGTGCTGTTGCTGATGGACAACACAGAAGGCCACGCGCTGGGTCTGTCTTACAAAGGCGTGCGGCTCGAGTTCCTCCCGCAAAACACGGCGTCGTTGCTTCAGCCTATGGCGCGAGGCGTCCTGCGTGTCTTCAAGGCTCTGTACATACGTAACGTCCTCCAGCGCCTCGTGGAGGCAGTGGATTCCGATGAAAACGTCACACTGGAGACGTGCTGGCGTGATTACACAATAGCAACATGTCTCCAAAATATCCAAAAGGCCGTGAAGGAGATGAAGAAGGAAACATTGAATGCCTGCTGGGAAAAGCTGTGGCCTACTTGTGTCCAGGACCACACCGGGTTCTCCCCTGACGAAATTTGTCATGCGGCAGTAGACGAGTCAGTCAAGCTGGCCAAGTTGCTCGGAGGGGAAGGCTTCAGCGACATGACGCATGACGACATCGTTGACCTCATTGATAGGCACTCAAATCCACTGACGAACGAAGACTTGATTGAACTAATGAAAAGTGCAaatgaggaggaggcggaggaggcaGTAGAGGAAGACGATAGTGGCCTATCACTTGAACGTCTGACCAAAATGGTGACAGCGGCCGAGCGACTCCGGGGAATGGCGGAAGATTGGGATCCGGAAATGGACCGGGCGGCGCATTTTCAAAGTGACATTGACGGAGCTATTAATGTCTATAAAGACCTTcttctggcacacaaatag